A region of the Deltaproteobacteria bacterium genome:
TTGTGCATGATCCATTAAAGTATGAAACCTTTACTGCAATAAATGGCAAGGGTGCATTCCTTAATGGTAAAAGGATTCATGTATCTCGCATACATGCCATAGAACAATCGCTTTTATCAACAGGTTTTCCTTATGATATAAGACATACAAACGAGAACAACATTGATAACTGGATAAGGTTCCTGAAAAGGGCGCAGGCAATAAGAAGAGACGGCTCTGCTGCCCTTGATCTTTGTTATGTAGCCGCGGGAAGATTTGACGGTTTCTGGGAGATGAAGTTAAAGCCATGGGATGTATCAGCAGGTTCATTGATTGTTAATGAAGCAGGCGGAAAGGTTACAGATTTTTTAGGAGAACATTATTCCATTTATAACAATAGCATAGTGGCATCCAATGGCATTATCCACGGTGATCTTCTTGACGTTCTTAATGAGAGATAAAAAACCATTCGCGTTTTACTTATAACGAACAGCATCATTCAGGAAGCCCGGCATTGCATTTTTTAATTTATACAGCCTATGTAGTGTTTGACAACTATTCTTATCACCATTATTATTCTAAGTATGAGAAAGGTTTATGTAGAAACTTATGGATGTCAGATGAACGAACACGACTCTGAGAGAATGCTCTCGATCTTAAAAGAGGATGGCTACGGTTATACCGATAATCCAAAGGATGCCGATGTAATCATTATTAATACATGCAGTGTAAGGGAAAAGGCCGAGCATAAGGCTTATTCAAGCCTTGGCAGATACATGGAACTAAAACACAGGAAGCACAATAAGGTTGTTGTTTTCAGTGGTTGTGTTGCACAGCAGGACGGTAAAGAGCTTATTAAAACATTTAAAGATGTTGATGTTATAGTAGGCCCTTCAAATGTTCACAGGATCGGTGAGCTGATTGCACGGATCGATCATGATGGGCATGTAATAGCTACATCAGAGAACACCGGCCAATCCAGATTTAAAAATCCGGTAAAAAACATAATCGGGATAAAAGCTTATGTTACGATCATGGAAGGATGCAATAACTTCTGTACATACTGTACCGTTCCTTACCTGAGGGGCAGGGAGGTTAGCAGAGATGCAAGGGAGATCGTTGATGAGGTTTATGCTCTTGCCGGGTCTGGGGTTAAAGAGATTATACTGCTTGGACAGAATGTAAATTCATACACGGATCAATCAACAAGCCTTTATGAACTATTGTCCATGCTTAATGATATAAATGGCATTGAGAGAATAAGATTTATTACATCCCATCCAAAGGATCTTACCGACAAGCTGATTAGAGCGTTTGCAGATTTTGGCAAAGTCTGTCCTCACATACATCTGCCGGTACAATCCGGTTCTGACAGGATACTTAAACTTATGGCAAGAGGTTATACGACAACGGATTATATAAAAAAAATTGAAAAACTAAGGAACATCAAACCGGATATAGCTATTACATCTGATTTTATAGTAGGTTTTCCATCGGAAACCGATGATGATCACGATAGTACAATTTTATTTATAAAACAGGTATACTATGATAATATATTTTCATTTAAATACTCCGATAGGCTCCTTGCAAAGGCGAGCCGGTTTGATAATAAGGTGGGTGATGATGATAAGGCCGGGAGATTAAAAGAACTTCATGAAACACAGTTAAGGATAACAAAAAGTATATACAGCTCTCTTGTTAATACGGTTCAGAGAGTATTTGTGGAAGGGAAGAGTAAAAAACAGGGCAGAATGCAGGGCAGAACCGGGCATAATAGAATTGTAAATTTTGAAGGTGCGGCAGACCCTGGTGAAGTTGTTGATGTTTTGATCAATGATTATTCAGACAATGCCCTGTACGGCAGTGTTAAAAATAAGAAGGTGAACAATGTTAATTGAAATGAAAGTAGCGGGTGTAATGGTTGACCCTGTAAATCTGACACCAATAGTTGCACTTAAGGATAGTGAAAATAAATATACCTTACCTATATGGGTTGGTGTTTCTGAGGCAAGTGCTATTATGATGGAAATGGAAGGTATTAAGCCTCCCAGACCATATACACACGATCTGCTCAGGAATGTATTTAATACACTCGGTGTTATCGTTACAAAAGTAGAAATTACGGAATTAAAAGATAATACATACTATGCGATTATATTTTTAAGGGCCGGCGACTTAAATATCTCAATCGATTCAAGGCCATCAGATGCAATAGCACTTGCACTAAGAATGGCAGCGCCCATTTTTGTTGAAAAATCGGTTATTGATAAATCAATAGAATCCATTATTTCTGCTTCCACCGTATCGGATGTAAATCCCGAAGAAAAAAAGAAAACCTATGATGAATTATTAAAACATTTTAAGAATGCTGATTTCGGTAAGTACAAGATGTAATAAATACGGATAACAGTATAAATGAATAACGGTAAAGTACTTATAGTAGAGCGGGATAGATTTTATAGAGAGCTTTATTCCGATTTACTGACGGGCATAGGTTATGAAATTTCAATAAACGATAGTTACGATATTGCTCCATCGAATTTGGAGGATTTTGATCTGATCATTTATGAACCAAATAAACATGAAGAATCATTTACGGTTCTGACTTCCATTTTAAAGGCCCAGCCTTATAAGCCTGAAATAATGATTATAACATCGGGGGATGTGCAGAAGTATAAAGCCATGTTTAACCCATCCGATCAGCAATACACATATATAAAGAAGCCGTTTGATGACAACAAACTGATTAATCTCGTAACGAATGCAATTTCAAAGAGGAGATTATATATAGATAAAGATAAACTTGCCCGAGAAGGTATGGAATATTTTATACTGCTCGAAGTTTATAAAAGGGCGAGTGAGATATTATCACAAAAAAGTATCGATGATGTTTTAAAAAAGCTTACAAGTGCAATGGTTATAGAGTTAAAGGCTTATAAAGCCATGATATGGTTAAGGGATGATGCAGATAACTTTAACATTGTACAGTCCTTTGGTTATGAGACAGAGCCTTATGATGAATCAACATCTTTTAACTGGAAAGGATTTAAATACAAAGTTGCATTTAACGAAGGCTACTATATTATAAAAAAAGATAGCAAAAGTGTGATGTATGTACTTATTCAGTCCAATGATGGGCATATCTATGCAATGCTCAGGTTGGTTAAAGAAGGTTTAGAAGGCTTTTCTATTCAGGATGTAAGAATTATGAGGACGCTCGCTACATTTGGAAGCATTGCTATAGCTAATGCAATAGAGCTTTCAAGTAAAATACCCGATACATTAAGAGCAGGCGATTTACCTGCCTATACGTACAAGTATTTTATAGAATACACGGAGAATGAGATTAGAAGAGCCCATAGGATGCATGGTATGTTTTCCCTATCGGTGGTATCTATAGAAAATTATAGAGAGTTGGTTGAGACATTCGGCAAAAATCACGTGAATGCTATTTTTAAAAAGATAGCCGATCTTATGAACGAGGTTTTAAGAGATGCTGATACTCTTTCCTTATCGGAACATTCAAATATGCTTAACCTTTTTTTACCCGATACCGATTATTTCGGTTCCATTATAACCATACGCAGAATTAAAAACCAGCTTAAGCAAAACTTATACATAACGGATGGATTAATAACAAAGAATGTGGAAATTGTAATAGGTGCTGCAACGTATCCAGTTGACGGGACTACAGTGCAGACCCTTTTGTCAAAGGCTTATGAAAGTGCAAATAAGACTAAGTCGGGGATATTGAAGCAAGTTTCGGCAATAGAATACACAAGCTTTGCGGAGTTTGCCGATAAAATAATAGATAGTTTTAGTCGTATGGATAAAGATGGAAAAACCGTAAATGCCGTATTCACCCTTACTAAAGATCGCGGGCAGGAAATCATCGATTTGATTTCATCCGACATGATCGAAAGGCCTTATATGAGAGGTATGCTGTTTGTCGGTTTACCTTTTATAACAAAGCAGATGACGATTTTAAGAGAACAGTACAAACTTCACAACTCCAGCACAAAATTTTATATTATGGGTAAAAAAACAGTGGGTGAAGATATTGATATATCTTATGCACCCGTTATAATCATGGATGAAGATTTCGGCAATAGATATTTTATATTCAATCTTAATGAAGAATATGCGTACGGATTCGTTGCAGTAGAACAGCCTGATAATACGTTAAAAGCTTTTCATACCAGCGAGCCGCTGCTTGTTGAGGAATTCATTGCTGTTCTTCAGGAAAAATATTTTTTGCAGAGGCAGATATAAGTGGTTAAAATAAAGGGCAAGATCCTTATAGCAGATGTAGATCAAAAATCTGTAGTCCTTATAAAGGATACCCTTAAAACTCAGGGTTTTACAGTATTTTCAGCTCTTAATGGGGCAAAGGCGCTTGAACTCATAATAGAGAACATCCCGGATATTATAATACTCAGTATGACTCTAACGATTGTAGCAACGGAGAAATTAAGGGATATTGTAAGAGCAAATCCAAACACAGATAAATTGCCTATCATATTTCTCGGGACACCGGAACAATTAAAAAAACTTAATAATTCCGGAGAAAAGATCATCACAAAACCGTTTCGTGTCGATGAACTTATCAACTTAATATCAGGCATTTATCAAAAAAGGCAGAAGGCTATAGAATTATCAAGAGAGGATAAAGAAATAGAAGGTAATATATCACAGATATCGTTAATCGATCTGCTCCAGATATTCAGTATGAACAAAAAAGACGGTACCATAACGATATATTCAGAAAAGAGTAACGGGTTTATTTATCTCCAGGAAGGGAATATCATAAACGCTACTATAGGTAAAGCGGAAGGTGTAAAAGCTCTGTTCAGATTGATTGGTATAAGGGTTGGGAAGTTCGAATTTGTTCCACACCGGGCATTGACACCGACCAGAATAAATTCTACGACGGAATCGTTGCTGATGGAAGGTATGAGGCATATAGACGAAATGAATAAACACAAGAGCGAATTACCCAGCTATGATGGAGTTGTAGCGTTGAAAAAAAAGTTATCAGACATACCGAAACAGGTGAGAACCATAACACAGGAGGTTTTATTATTGCTTGAGTTCTATTCTAATGTAGAGGATATAGTGGACAACTGTACTTTCCCCGACTACGATGTGCTAAGGGTTCTGAAGGCCCTTGTGGAGAAGGGTATCATAGAGATCAATACCAAAATATTAACGAAAGAGAAGATAAAAGAAGAAAGCCTGCTTGCAAATGAAGAGGTGTATAAGCTTCTTGAATACGTTTCTACAAACAGGCATATAAAGTTAGAGATGCATCGCGGCAGAGTGGTTATGTTACCGACAAATCATAATTCGCTTAAAATATTTTTAAATAGTATGGCAAATATGCCAAAATTTAGTTTTAGCAGCTCATTTACACGATCAGCAAAAGATGATGTTTTACTTGGTAATATTGGTTTTATTACACTTACAGATCTCCTGAGTATCGAGCTATTATCAATCCCGCCGGCGGAAGAGTACAGCCCACTATGGACTGCACTATCAGGCAGTGCTGTTGGTGCAGTAGCTATCTTTGATAAGGAATCCAGAGAGGTAATGGATTCATTTGTTAAGGCAATAGGAAAGTTTAAACAAATAGGGGGACTTCCATTTGCTTACGTATTCATTAATCCATCAACAAAGGAGCAGGGCAAAAATGCAGTGCTTGCTATAAGGAAACTTCTCGGTTTAAATAATGATGATCCTGTTTTTATAATAAATGAGTATTCAACAGAAGGGATCAAGGTGCTACCGGAACTCATAAGAAGGGTAATAAACGTATGATAGATCTGCATACACATTCATTGTTCAGTGATGGTGAACTGTTACCATCGGAGCTCGTAAGGAGAGCAGAGGATATTGGGATAAAAGCTATTGCAATTACGGATCATGTTGATTTTTCAAATTTCATATTTGTAATAGAGCATATCCGGAAAGCAGCAGAGGAACTGTCTGATAGAAAAAAGACAATAAAGGTTCTTACAGGCGTTGAAATTACGCATGTACCTCCAGACGATATTCCTGCACTTATTGAACTATCAAGAAAACACGGTGCTGATATTATTGTTGTACATGGCGAAACTATAGTAGAGCCGGTAGAGCATGGAACAAATCTTGCAGCTATTAACGGCAGGGCAGATATCCTTGCCCATCCCGGTTTTATCAGTCTGAAAGAAGCAAAACTTGCTGCAAAAAATCATGTTTATCTTGAAATAAGCGGAAGGCATGGACATAGTTTTTCAAATGGATATGTGTCTATGATTGCTCAAAAAGCACATGCAGGACTTGTGTTTAATACGGACGCACACGCCCCTTATAATCTTATGGACTATGATACGGCACTTAAAATTGTAAGGGGAGCCGGGTTGAGTGAAAATGATTTTAAAAATATGCTTGAAAATTCAAAGAATTTAATCCGGAGAAACGGCCATGAGCTGCCGTAAATGGCTTGATAGAGATTAAAAAACATTTTCTTCAATCCTGATAATCTTTGTTTTCCCTTTGGTTACATTAAGATTACCAATCAGTTTTATAGCTTTTCGAACATCGTTTTCTTTTGCTTCATCACTTATTATTATTATGGGTAAAACGGTATCAAGCCTTTCTCCCTTTTGTATCACCTTATTAATGTTAATATCGAATCTTCCAAGAATAGAAGAGATATTAGCCAAAACGCCTGGTTTGTTAATGGCGTTAAACCGGATGTAGTATTTACAGTTAATGGATTTTATCCGTTTAATAAGCAGTTTGCTAACCTGCTTTGGCCATGAAATGGGTGAACCATTGGCAACACCCATGAGATCCGTGATAATGGCGCTTGCCGTGGGATCTCCGCCTGCACCTTCAGCATATAAACCTCCCTGACCTCTTAACTCATCATCAATCTGAATACCGTTTTCCGCACCTTTTAGTAAAGCTAAAGACGTATTAATGGGGACAAGAGCCGGATGCACCCTGATATCAACATTATTATTCTCGCGCTTCATAATACCCAGTAATTTAATTCTATAATTCAATTCTTTTGAGAATTGGATGTCCTGAATATCTATGTCTCTTATCCCTTCTACATAAAAATCTTCTAATTTTATATTAAGTCCAAACAATAATTTTGAAATTATGATTACTTTATGAGCAGTGTCTGTTCCATCAATATCCATTGAGGGATCGGCTTCTGCATAACCAAGCTGCTTTGCCTGCTCCAGAATTTCGGGAAAATCTTTATTGGATTTTTCCATTTCGGTTAAAATAAAATTACAAGTACCGTTAAAAACCCCTATTATGCTTTTAACTGAAGCACCGTAGTATAAATGACTTAATATCTGATGACTTCCCGTAATTGCCGCACGAAATCCCAAGAAACAATTATTTTTGCGTGCTTCTTTTATGATCTTATCTCCGTATAAAGACAACACGTGCTTGTTCCCGGTAACAACATTCTTTTTATTCTTTATTGCCTTAAGAATCATATCCTTGGCAGGAGATAGACCACCGATTACTTCGATTACAGTATCGATCTCCGGATCATTAAGAATCGAATCCGGATTTGTAGTGAGAATTCCATTGGAAACATTTACATTTCTTTTTGCATTGATTCTTTTCACCAGGATTTTTTTGATATTGAATTCAAAACCGTAATTACGCCTGTACTCTGCTTTTTTTTTGGATAATATTTTTACTACGCTGCTCCCTACTGTTCCAAGACCTAAGAGCCCTATATTAATTTTTTTTACTATCATCTGTTCTAAAATTTCCTTTTTCAATCTTTTTTTTTAAATATCAAATTCATTTCTTCATATAATATAACATTTCTTCAAAATATTATTTAAACAATGTCTTGATTTTAAGTTTTTTTGATATAAAAATATTTATTATAGATATACTTAAGTAGATCCCGGCGAAGTGTCAAGATAATGTTAAAACGAATACCTGTGAACTACCACCAAAGGCGGAAGGTCTTTACTACGCACTAAATCGTCAGAGCATTCCGATTCAATGCTTATAAATTTTCAGCACTATCCTGTTCTTGCATGTCATTTTTACATAATTATTATAAGGAGAATTTATACTTTTCAGATTTAATTTGTAATTTATCTGTAAGTGCTATATGCAAACTAATATGAAAAAAGAGATTGTTTATTTTATAAGTAATCATAAATATTTTGTTGGCTTTTTAATCATACTGACTATGCTTGAATTGCTCCCTGTTGGAACTTATACATTGCTCAATGCAGCTACATATAAGCCGCTTATGGATTTTAAACTTGCTACGCCTGCATTGAATTATATTCTTGAACCATTCATTGGTATCCCAGTATATTTAAGCACAACGCATTATATAAAACCGGCAAGCATATCTATCTTTTCGTGGGGGCTTCTTATGGTTTTAGTCTATGGTATAATCAAGAGGCGATATAAAAAATTACCCGTTTATGTGCTGGCTTATATAGCAGGATTTTCGATATTTATCGTGTACATACTTTTTACTCCGTTTCCATTGCTGAAAGCCATACCAAGAGATAAGTCGTTCTGTCTTATTGATCCCCATTCTCATACGTTCTATTCTCATGATGGGCTTGTTACTTTAAAGCAAAGCATTAGATATCATAAAAAACAGGGCTTTACTGGATGGTTTATTACTGAACATTATAACATACTTGGAGGTATCGCAGAAGAAAATATCACAAAACTGGATACCCATAAATCAATGATAGGGGAAGAGGTAAGAGTAGATCATGATCCTCACTTCTTTCTTGCGCTCGGGATCAGTTCAACTGTTACGGCAAAAGACATCACAACGGTAACCGCACTTGCAAGGTCTGTTCATAAACAAGGTGGCGCACTCGTTCTTGCTTTGTGGTGGCTGCGTGGACCGGTGAATCTCATACATTATATAAATGATGGTGTTGATGCATTTGAAATAGCGAATGCAGGGCATAAACAGCATCTCACAGCTTCCATAAGAGAGTATGCCTATAATATCTCTCAAAAGTACCATATACCGCTTATTGCATCCAGTGATTGGCACGGATGGGGTAATTATGCTTACACATGGACAGCTTTTAAAATACCCGGGGCAAAGGATTATACATCATATCAATTGCAGAATATCATTATTTCAATGATACGAAATAGGAATAACAAAGATATTATTCCGATTATATATGATTACCCGCATCAATACTGGGGTGTTATGAGATTTATATTTGAGCCTTTTTTCGATTTTTATTATTATTTTTCTACGCTTCCATTTAAAGGTTATATATCGTGGTTGATCTGGAGCTTTTTATTTATGATTATCTATTCGGTTTATCAGCTATACAGGGAATCTTATTATTACAAACCGGCCATTATGCCTTATGTATTATTTATTGCAGGCAGTTTGATGAGTCTTTTCTACGCGGTTCACAAGATATCAAGTATAACGTTTATACCCGTAGAGAATACGCTTTTGTTGACAGTTATAAGGGTTCTATTATTTTATTCGATTGGTATGCTTACAATAATGACTTTATTGCTTGCATTAACTATAAAGAAAAAAGGAGTTTAATGTGCTCGCAAGGATATTTATAAAACCGAAAAGGGGTATTCTCGATCCCCAGGGTAAGGCCGTGCTTGGCTCTCTCCACAGTCTCGGATTTAAAAACGTTGATGATGTTAGGGTCGGTAAATATATTGAAGTAAAATTAAATACCGGGGATAAAGCGCAGGCACATTCTGAGGTACAGAAGATGTGCGATACGCTTTTATCAAACAAGGTCATAGAGGATTTTAACTATGAGATTGTAGAAGGATAGGTATGACACATATAAAAGCAGGTGTTATTGTATTTCCAGGAACGAACTGCGACCGGGATACCTATAATGCAATAAAATGCGTGATGGACGCACGGGTTGATTATGTGTGGTATGAAAATAAAAGCCTTCATCATTATCAGCTTATCGTTATACCTGGCGGATTTTCTTATGGTGATTACTTAAGGGCAGGGGCATTGGCAAGGTTTTCTCCTATTATGGATGCACTGAGATCTTATGTTGATAGAGGCGGTCTGGTAATTGGTATATGCAATGGGTTTCAGATATTGCTCGAGTCTTTAATGCTTCCAGGCGCAATGCAAAGGAACAAGACACTTAAGTTTGTATGTGATGATGCCTTTATAAGGATTGAAAGGGATGATACTGCTTTTACAATGCTTTACAAAAAAGGCGATATTTTAAAAATACCGATAGCCCACGCAGAGGGTAACTATTATGCACCGCCTGACCTGCTTGATCGCATAGAGCATAAAAAGCAGATTATTCTAAGATACGTAGATCAAAACGGGAAAAGAAGTGAGCCTTCAAATCCGAACGGTTCTATAAATGCAATAGCTGGACTGTGTAATGATAAAGGCAACATTCTTGGCATGATGCCGCACCCGGAAAGGGCTTCCGACGGGCTGATTGGAAGCGAAGATGGTAAACGGATCTTTCTCTCAATTAAAAAAGCGCTGGGATGATAGTTGATGATGCAAGCTTTCAATAAGCATGAGGTCAGCCTTTTTTCACAAAAGTGCAATAATGTCCATATTAAATGTGTTCCATCTTTACAGCTGTTCCGTAAGCAATAACTTCATTCATTGCCTGTCCCTGTCCTGCATCAAATTCACCCGAATCAAATCTCATCATAATGATCGCGTTAGCACCGATATTTTTTGCCTGTTCCGCCATTTTATTAATCGCTTCTTCTCTGGACTGGGTAACCATTTTTACATATCCTTCTTGAGAACCGCCAATAGTTGCCCTCAGATTACCTAAAAAATTACCGACAATACTGCGCGAACGAACACTAACACCAAATACCGTACCCAACACTTCTGTTACACGATAACCTGAAACAGATTCCGTTGTAGATATCAAGAAATCCGGCATTGCATTATCTCCTTTTTTAAATTTGTTTAATCAAATTATAATACTCAAAATCTATTTTGACAAATATCTACTAATGATTTCATATACTTTATATGCTGTAAAACTCACTTAATTATTTTCAGGGGCAGACATAATCTGGAATGAGATTGACTACTTAAAAAGACAAAAAAACAATATTTATTTCTTTGCACGGTCCGGGTGTGTTTCCTTTATAAGAATTGTAAGTATAAGGGCTGCCACGAAGAGTACCAGGAGTAACCATATAGAGTTGTGGAAGCTGTTTGTGATATCCTTGATGCCCTCCATAAGATATATTACAGCCACAGCACCGACAGAACCTATAAGCATAAGAAGACCCGTTGCAGTGCCTGTGAGCCTTTCACCCACGATCTCTGTAGTCATCTGCAGTATGAGCGGCAGAAGAGATATCACAAAGAAACCAATCACAGCGCCGAGAACTATCGTTACGGCTATACTGCGGGTATTAAGAAACGGATACATTACTACTCCTCCGACAAGTGTTGCGATTATAAGAAATGGCTTTCTCCTCTTGAAACTGTCTGAAAGCAGAGGGATTATAACAGCGCCCAGTATACCGCCTCCTATAATAACAGCACCTATTGTTCCTGTTTGAACTGTAGTGAAACCATTTATTGAAAGAAGCTCATTCATCCATGTCATAAGTCCATTGAAGAATCCGATACCTATAAACATTATTGCTATAAGCATAAGCATGTCTTTTATGTTTAATATACTTTTATACGCATTCTTACCAGTGTATTCCTTTTCTTCTTCCTTTAAAGCAGGAATAAGTGAGGGGTTGTCCTTACCAAGCAGGAGAAATAGAATACTCCCGGGTAATGTTATTCCTGCATAAATGTACAGTACATTTTCGAGTCCTTCACTGTTTACAAGTATAGGGGTTATGAGCATGGCCGCTATCATACCAATAAACATTGCCGTGGACCCGAGCCCGTTTGCCATAACGCCCTTATTCCTGCCAAACCAAGTGGATGCAAATTTCGATACGCTGTTCAAAATAAAGGGCTGTGATACTGCTATGCCGAATTGTCCGGCAAACAACCACAAGTATGAGTTGTACTTTAACCTTAGCAATACGGATATACCCATTATAATGACTCCGATTGAAACGGTGAATTTAAAGCCCTTTGCATCAAGCAGGGAGCCGACAGGCGCTGATAGTATTATGTTTAGTATTGGAAAGATGGATGTAAGCAGACCAACCTCAAATACTTTTATATCTAACTGTTGTCTGACAACTGTTTCTATAGATGCAAAGTTAAGCCACAAAAACTGGTTTAATGCAATAGCATACATAAACACAATTAATACTACCCATCGATATGCACTATATTTTGTCCGCATCTTTTCCATAACAACCATTTACCAATAGGTTAGAGGTAAACATATTCTATCGGCCGTTGTTTCGTCAAGCCCAATAATACAATAAGAAAGTTTGCCGTATTTCTCCAATGGGTTTTGGGGTTAATATATTGAATTTATACATACACTTGTCTTTTTATACAACGGATTATACATTATTCTATACGCCGTCCAATGGTTTTGTATAGAAGGGTGTTAAAAAGGAGGTTATATGAAGCAAAAGGTTTTAGTGATAGTTTCAACGGAAAATAGAGAAAAGGCACTTGGTGCACTGGTATTCGTACAGAACAGCTTGAAAAACGGGAGGTTTGAAGATCTCAAGCTTATACTGTTTGGACCAAGTGAAAAATTGGCTTCAGCAGATCAGGCTTTGCAGTCCATCATAGCCGATATCGTTTCCATGAAGGGTAATCCCATTGCCTGCAAAGCAATATCAGACATGCACAATATCGGTAAAGAATTAACATCTCTCGGCTTCAAGCTGGAATACGTTGGTGATCCCATTGGTCAGTTTATCAATGACGGTTACCTGCCGATGGTGTTTTAAAGAAGGACACTCAGGGTTTTATACTCCTGTACAGTTCCTTTGTTTTGTCCGACGGCTCTATGCCCAGTGTCCGGGATAATATCACCTCACAGTGCTTGTACAGGGCAGCAGCTTCGGCAGTGCGTCCGTGCGATTGATACAACAGCATCAGCCGCTGATAAAAAAGCTCTGCCTGGTTGTCAATCTCCAGTCCCTTCTTGTATATCCGTACTGCCTGTACCGTATCCCCGCTCTTTTCATAGTAACCGCCAAGCATTTCAATAACGTGCGTAAACCGGTCATGCAGACTATCCCGAAAACTTATAGCCCATGATGGCAAACTCCCCTGCGCAAAAAAATCTCCCTTGTATAGATTTAAGATACGCCTTCCAAGATCTTTGACTTGATCATCTTCTTCATCTTGTCTATTGACCTGTTTTTTACCGTCATTCCGCACTTGATGCGCAATCCAGTTCTTTTTCTCTAAAAGACCCTCCATGCTGTCGAACAAGGCCCCGAATGCCTGTACATCTACCCAGC
Encoded here:
- a CDS encoding inositol monophosphatase, with product MEKVKKMISHAELLSIAEKAAKVAGDIIRKRISGYKEVSYKGVVDLVTDVDKLSERKIIRVINKYFPEHSILTEEMGSISRKSDYKWIIDPIDGTTNFFHAYPFVSVSIAVEHKGKIITGVVHDPLKYETFTAINGKGAFLNGKRIHVSRIHAIEQSLLSTGFPYDIRHTNENNIDNWIRFLKRAQAIRRDGSAALDLCYVAAGRFDGFWEMKLKPWDVSAGSLIVNEAGGKVTDFLGEHYSIYNNSIVASNGIIHGDLLDVLNER
- the miaB gene encoding tRNA (N6-isopentenyl adenosine(37)-C2)-methylthiotransferase MiaB — encoded protein: MRKVYVETYGCQMNEHDSERMLSILKEDGYGYTDNPKDADVIIINTCSVREKAEHKAYSSLGRYMELKHRKHNKVVVFSGCVAQQDGKELIKTFKDVDVIVGPSNVHRIGELIARIDHDGHVIATSENTGQSRFKNPVKNIIGIKAYVTIMEGCNNFCTYCTVPYLRGREVSRDAREIVDEVYALAGSGVKEIILLGQNVNSYTDQSTSLYELLSMLNDINGIERIRFITSHPKDLTDKLIRAFADFGKVCPHIHLPVQSGSDRILKLMARGYTTTDYIKKIEKLRNIKPDIAITSDFIVGFPSETDDDHDSTILFIKQVYYDNIFSFKYSDRLLAKASRFDNKVGDDDKAGRLKELHETQLRITKSIYSSLVNTVQRVFVEGKSKKQGRMQGRTGHNRIVNFEGAADPGEVVDVLINDYSDNALYGSVKNKKVNNVN
- a CDS encoding bifunctional nuclease family protein; this translates as MLIEMKVAGVMVDPVNLTPIVALKDSENKYTLPIWVGVSEASAIMMEMEGIKPPRPYTHDLLRNVFNTLGVIVTKVEITELKDNTYYAIIFLRAGDLNISIDSRPSDAIALALRMAAPIFVEKSVIDKSIESIISASTVSDVNPEEKKKTYDELLKHFKNADFGKYKM
- a CDS encoding diguanylate cyclase, with protein sequence MNNGKVLIVERDRFYRELYSDLLTGIGYEISINDSYDIAPSNLEDFDLIIYEPNKHEESFTVLTSILKAQPYKPEIMIITSGDVQKYKAMFNPSDQQYTYIKKPFDDNKLINLVTNAISKRRLYIDKDKLAREGMEYFILLEVYKRASEILSQKSIDDVLKKLTSAMVIELKAYKAMIWLRDDADNFNIVQSFGYETEPYDESTSFNWKGFKYKVAFNEGYYIIKKDSKSVMYVLIQSNDGHIYAMLRLVKEGLEGFSIQDVRIMRTLATFGSIAIANAIELSSKIPDTLRAGDLPAYTYKYFIEYTENEIRRAHRMHGMFSLSVVSIENYRELVETFGKNHVNAIFKKIADLMNEVLRDADTLSLSEHSNMLNLFLPDTDYFGSIITIRRIKNQLKQNLYITDGLITKNVEIVIGAATYPVDGTTVQTLLSKAYESANKTKSGILKQVSAIEYTSFAEFADKIIDSFSRMDKDGKTVNAVFTLTKDRGQEIIDLISSDMIERPYMRGMLFVGLPFITKQMTILREQYKLHNSSTKFYIMGKKTVGEDIDISYAPVIIMDEDFGNRYFIFNLNEEYAYGFVAVEQPDNTLKAFHTSEPLLVEEFIAVLQEKYFLQRQI
- a CDS encoding DUF4388 domain-containing protein, producing the protein MVKIKGKILIADVDQKSVVLIKDTLKTQGFTVFSALNGAKALELIIENIPDIIILSMTLTIVATEKLRDIVRANPNTDKLPIIFLGTPEQLKKLNNSGEKIITKPFRVDELINLISGIYQKRQKAIELSREDKEIEGNISQISLIDLLQIFSMNKKDGTITIYSEKSNGFIYLQEGNIINATIGKAEGVKALFRLIGIRVGKFEFVPHRALTPTRINSTTESLLMEGMRHIDEMNKHKSELPSYDGVVALKKKLSDIPKQVRTITQEVLLLLEFYSNVEDIVDNCTFPDYDVLRVLKALVEKGIIEINTKILTKEKIKEESLLANEEVYKLLEYVSTNRHIKLEMHRGRVVMLPTNHNSLKIFLNSMANMPKFSFSSSFTRSAKDDVLLGNIGFITLTDLLSIELLSIPPAEEYSPLWTALSGSAVGAVAIFDKESREVMDSFVKAIGKFKQIGGLPFAYVFINPSTKEQGKNAVLAIRKLLGLNNDDPVFIINEYSTEGIKVLPELIRRVINV
- a CDS encoding histidinol phosphate phosphatase domain-containing protein, whose translation is MIDLHTHSLFSDGELLPSELVRRAEDIGIKAIAITDHVDFSNFIFVIEHIRKAAEELSDRKKTIKVLTGVEITHVPPDDIPALIELSRKHGADIIVVHGETIVEPVEHGTNLAAINGRADILAHPGFISLKEAKLAAKNHVYLEISGRHGHSFSNGYVSMIAQKAHAGLVFNTDAHAPYNLMDYDTALKIVRGAGLSENDFKNMLENSKNLIRRNGHELP